GTCGGGGCGTCGTTGCTGGCCGAATTAGAACGCGTTGCAGTCGAACGTGGCGTCTCCGAGCTGTTTCTCGACTCGTCGTTGAACGCGGCGAACTTCTATCACCGAAACGGGTACACGTACGGCGAGATGCTGAACAAGTATCTGCCCGTCGACGGCGGAGAGGTGGTTTTTCCCGCACTTCGTATGGGGAAGAGCCTTACGCGCTGAAGCCAACACTTCAACGAGAGCGTATGTTTCGCGAACTCATCCAGCGGGTCCGAGCCCGCTTCGGCGACGACCAGCGCGAGGAGTCTCGGTTTGTTCCGTCACTCCTCGACGCCTCGGTGCGCCACGCACACGGCGATAGCGGCGACGCCGGAAGTCGCGAAATCGAGACCGTCAAATCGGAAGCCGAGCGACTCGAAGAAGCCCGACAGAAGCGTTGACGACGTCGTTCGATTCGACCCGCGCACCGAACGTGTAGTTCGGAATGAACGGGGCACGAGTCGGAGTGTGGCGGCCCCTTCCGAATTCTCCTCCACCGCGTTTTCGACATTTCTCCCCAAACCAAGCAGTACCGCGATAACCACGGTAAGAGTTAACATACTGAGTCACGTTAGCAGTGTGTAATGGCGACTCGTGGATCGTTTGTCTGTACTGAGTGTGGACACCGCGTCTCACCGGGGTCATTCCACGCCCGATGCCCCGACTGCGAGGGGGATCTCAGATCGTCGATCGAGTGAGTCGAACGCGGCGGCGAGCAGTCCGGCCATCGCTGTTGTCGACAGTGTGGGTACCCACCGCTTCGACCACCTTCAGTTCCAGTGACAGGATCGACCCGCGTATTTAACTCCAACGAGAGCAGTACTCTCGGGCGTGCTATCGAACCGTCGCGCGCTGGCCGCCCTCGCGGTCGCGCTCCTCTTAGTAACGAGTGGATGCATCGGCTTCATCACCGGAGACGAGCCGCTCGCCTTCTCTGCTGACCCGGCCGCCGTCGAGAGCGGGGCCGCCCAAGACGCGGGCTACGAACTGAACGACACGCGGCCGCTCGAAATCAACGAGACCGTCGAGGTCGCCGGACAGGAGCGGCAGATCGTCGCCACGAACTACCTCACCGATTACAAGAAGAGTATGGAGCTCGGCCCGCTCGGTGAGACCGAAGTCGGCGTGTTCACGGTCGTTTCGACGCCTGCCGTCGAAATCGCCGGGCGGACGCTCAACCCGATCGGGAGCTACTCGAACGCGCGATTGGTCCAGTTCGTCCAAGAGCAGTACTCCGGGATGAGCGACATCGAACAAGTCGGCGAAGAGAACATCACCGTACAAGGGACTGAGGCGACGGTGACGAAGTTCGCCGCGACCGCCACCCTCCAAGGCCAAGAGGTCGACGTCTACATTCACGTGACGAAGTACCGCGACGGCGAGGACTTCATCGTCGCGATCGGTGTGTACCCCCAGCAACTCGGCGGCGAGGAGGAGAACGTCCTCTCGATGATGCGCTCGATCGAGCACCCCTCGGAGTGAGGACACCGTTCCGAGAACGCCGCTCGGGATCGGAAAGACGACCCGTCGCGTCCGCGCACCCGAACAACGCTTTTACTCTGGCTCTGTGGAGAGAACGTATGCACCGAACGCGAGCGGTCGGCCTCGGTATCACCGCGTTCGCCCTCGTGGGATACGCGATCGGGGTCGTCGCGGCGTACCCCGGGCGTTCCGTGAGTCTCGTCGGACTGATGGTCGGCGTGACGCTGTATGCGATCGGCCACGACGGGGGTGAAGCGCCGTGAACCACGACCGAACCCGCCGCAGACGGGAGCGTGATCCGCTGTGATCTCTGCGCTCGTCTACGACGTCGGTCGCGTCGAACGTCACTCGATCGACGACGAATCTGACCTCGAAGCCGCCCGAGTGGCACCGGGAACCACGTGGGTCCGCGTGAGTTCGCCCACCGAGGCGGAGATCCGAGCCATCTCGGAGGCGTTCTCGCTACACCCGCTCGAAATCGAGGACGTTCGCGGCGGCGTGCGTCCGAAGGTCGAGGAGTTCGACGATCACACGTTCGCCCTCGTGAAGACCGTCGCGCTCGAACGCGGCGAGACCACGTTCGACGAGGAGGTCCGAACGCAACCGATCGGGCTGTTCCTCGGCGAGGACTGGCTCGTGACGATGACCGACGAGGAAGAGCGCGTGCCGGTCGTTTCGGACGTCTGGCAGTCCGTCGAGAACCAACAGGGTCGGATCCTCAAGCAGGGTCCCGACTTCGCGGCGTACCGCGTGATCGATCACGCGGTCGAGCAGTACTTCGACCTGCTGGACACCGTCGGCGACACGATCGAAGGGATCGAAGAGTCCATTCTCACGACTCCCGACAGCGAACTCATCGAGGGCTTGAACGCCGTCCGTCGGGACCTGCTGTCGTTCCGCAAGGTCGTCTGGCCGATGCGCGAAGCCGTCGGCACGCTGGCGCGCGGGGATCTGGTCGGTGTCGACGAGAGTACCGAGAAGTTCTACCGCGACGTGTACGACCACCTCGTCGAGATCGTCGACCTCACGGAAACGTACCGTGATTTGACCCGCGGAGCGCGTGACATCTACCTCAACGTCGTCTCCCAGTCGACGAACGAGGTGATGAAGCGGCTGACCATCGTCGCGACGATTTTCATCCCGTTGACGTTCGTCGTCGGCGTCTACGGGATGAACTTCGGCGAGCACGCGACGAATATGCCTGAACTGACGTGGCCGTACGCCTATCCCGCCGTCATCGTCGGAATGACGCTCGTCACAGCGGTTTTGCTGATCTACTTCCGCCGTGAGGGGTGGATGTGATGATCGGCTGCACGACTCCACTGGTGACCCGCCACTCCTGCCTCGTCCGGCGACACGGTGTGTGCGGAATAGTTAAATATGCACCAATCCGCCGTGACTGCCGCACCTCGAACGCGGTAAACTGCCTCTGTGGGCGGTATATGATCGGTATTCGGTACCTCTTGACACAGCAACATTTATAAACTCACGCCACTTACTGCAAGTAAGTTCAGTCCCGCCGGACCTCTTTCTTTTTGTCTTCCGGATAGGACGAACCAGCCCAATTATGAGTGATACACGAACCCGAGAACGAACCGACGAGCGCAGGAGGTTCCGGGCCGGCGGCCGATTCGCCGACGACCGGAGCGAGACAGTACGCGAAACGGAGGCAGCGGACGAACAGACCACGGACGAACAGACCACGGACGAACAGACCACGGACGAACAGACCACGGACGAACAGACCACGGACGAACAGACCACGGACGAACAGACCACGGACGAACAGACCACGGACGAACGGGAAGACGAGCGGTTCGTCTGTCCGGAGTGCGGTGGCAACCTCGTCACCGACGAGGCACACGGAGAGACCGTGTGTACCGACTGCGGCCTCGTCGTCGACGAAGATTCGATCGACCGCGGGCCGGAGTGGCGCGCCTTCGATAGCGCCGAGCGGGACAAGAAGTCGCGCGTCGGCGCGCCGACGACGAACCTGATGCACGACAAGGGCCTGTCGACGAATATCGGCTGGCAGAACAAAGACGCCTACGGGAAGGCGCTCTCGTCGCGCCAGCGCGAGCAGATGCAGCGGCTGCGCACGTGGAACGAGCGCTTCCGCACCCGAGACTCGAAGGAGCGCAACCTCAAGCAGGCGCTCGGCGAGATCGATCGAATGGCCTCCGCGCTCGGACTCCCGGAGAACGTTCGGGAGACCGCCTCGGTCATCTACCGCCGCGCGCTCAGCGAGGACCTCCTCCCCGGCCGCTCCATCGAGGGCGTCGCGACCGCGGCGCTGTACGCGGCCGCCCGGCAGGCCGGGACGCCGCGCTCGCTCGACGAGATCGAGCGCGTCTCCCGCGTCGACAAGATGGAACTGACGCGGACGTACCGCTACGTCGTCCGCGAGCTCAAGCTGGAAGTCGAGCCCGCGGACCCCGAGCAGTACGTCCCCCGCTTCGCCTCCGAGCTCGGCCTCTCCGACGAGGCCGAACGACAGGCGCGTCAGCTCCTCCGCAACGCGAAGCAGGCGGCGATCCACTCCGGAAAATCGCCAGTCGGCCTCGCCGCCGCGGCGGTGTACGCGGCCGCGCTGCTCACCAACGAGAAGGTGACCCAGAGCGAAGTGAGCGAGGTCGCCGACGTCTCTGAGGTCACGATCCGCAACCGATACAAGGAACTGCTCGAAGCCGACGACGCCGGAATGATCGCGTAATCGGCGTTCGAGTCCTCTGGGTGTTTGATTCGGATCCGGCTCACTCGGTTCGGATCCCTTCGGGCTCCTCGGCATTGGTGCGGTCGCACCCGAAGTATCTGTGCGGTCGCGTCCCGAAAACCGACGAGTCGCGCGGAGCCGACTCCTGTTTTGCACGAACATTTATTGACGTACCGCGAGTCGTTGGCGCTATGGTCGAAGCGTTTGTCCGACTGCTGTGTCCCGAGTGCACGAAAGGCTGGGAAGCCGAGCCGACATCGCTGCCTAATCACCGCCAGAATTTCACCTGTTCGTCCTGTGGCGCGACGAGACGGCTCGCGGAGTTTATGCGGACCGAACGCGACCTCGACACGATAAAACAGTTCGAGTAGGACGTCAGCGACGCTCAGCGATCGTCCCGAGCGATCACTACAGATCGGGAACCGGCGAGATCGCGCCGCAGGCGTCGCATTTCAATACTGTCGTTCCCTGCTGGTCGATGAGCCGCGTGTCCGGCGATTCACACTCTCCGCACGTCACGAAGTCCCCGACGTAGGCGTCTAGCGCCTCGGAGACGCGCCGCTGTTTGAAATCACCGGTGAACCGCGCTCGCCCGCGGTCGTCGATCTGCGCGCTCGTCCCGAGTTCCGACTGCATGAACCGGACGAGGTGATCCGGGTCGCGCGCGAGGCGGTCGTGGGTCGCCTCGAAGTTCTCCCAGACCGTCGCGTGCCCCTCCGGGCGGACCTCGGGATCGGGGACCTCGAACCGCGTGCCACCCTCGGCGACGTCCGGTGACTGTTCGAGCGCTCGATCGAGTTGATCCTCGTAGTCCATACCCACTCTATCGACGCGCGTCGAGTAAAACGTTCATATACGACCTTCGAACGCGACAGCCGCCTCGGACGATCAGATTCGCCGTCGCTTTCGTCACTCTCGATAGCAAGTAGCACACTACCCGTCTGCCGTCCATCGAT
This DNA window, taken from Halobellus sp. LT62, encodes the following:
- a CDS encoding transcription initiation factor IIB; amino-acid sequence: MSDTRTRERTDERRRFRAGGRFADDRSETVRETEAADEQTTDEQTTDEQTTDEQTTDEQTTDEQTTDEQTTDEQTTDEREDERFVCPECGGNLVTDEAHGETVCTDCGLVVDEDSIDRGPEWRAFDSAERDKKSRVGAPTTNLMHDKGLSTNIGWQNKDAYGKALSSRQREQMQRLRTWNERFRTRDSKERNLKQALGEIDRMASALGLPENVRETASVIYRRALSEDLLPGRSIEGVATAALYAAARQAGTPRSLDEIERVSRVDKMELTRTYRYVVRELKLEVEPADPEQYVPRFASELGLSDEAERQARQLLRNAKQAAIHSGKSPVGLAAAAVYAAALLTNEKVTQSEVSEVADVSEVTIRNRYKELLEADDAGMIA
- a CDS encoding translation initiation factor IF-2 subunit beta; its protein translation is MDYEDQLDRALEQSPDVAEGGTRFEVPDPEVRPEGHATVWENFEATHDRLARDPDHLVRFMQSELGTSAQIDDRGRARFTGDFKQRRVSEALDAYVGDFVTCGECESPDTRLIDQQGTTVLKCDACGAISPVPDL
- a CDS encoding DUF6517 family protein gives rise to the protein MLSNRRALAALAVALLLVTSGCIGFITGDEPLAFSADPAAVESGAAQDAGYELNDTRPLEINETVEVAGQERQIVATNYLTDYKKSMELGPLGETEVGVFTVVSTPAVEIAGRTLNPIGSYSNARLVQFVQEQYSGMSDIEQVGEENITVQGTEATVTKFAATATLQGQEVDVYIHVTKYRDGEDFIVAIGVYPQQLGGEEENVLSMMRSIEHPSE
- the corA gene encoding magnesium/cobalt transporter CorA, which codes for MISALVYDVGRVERHSIDDESDLEAARVAPGTTWVRVSSPTEAEIRAISEAFSLHPLEIEDVRGGVRPKVEEFDDHTFALVKTVALERGETTFDEEVRTQPIGLFLGEDWLVTMTDEEERVPVVSDVWQSVENQQGRILKQGPDFAAYRVIDHAVEQYFDLLDTVGDTIEGIEESILTTPDSELIEGLNAVRRDLLSFRKVVWPMREAVGTLARGDLVGVDESTEKFYRDVYDHLVEIVDLTETYRDLTRGARDIYLNVVSQSTNEVMKRLTIVATIFIPLTFVVGVYGMNFGEHATNMPELTWPYAYPAVIVGMTLVTAVLLIYFRREGWM